The following proteins are co-located in the Aurantiacibacter atlanticus genome:
- a CDS encoding ABC transporter permease — protein MPGSVRHEGSLLDSLRLNQRIIGALLVREMLTRYGRHNIGFLWLFVEPMLFTLGVTALWTATKSAHGSELPITAFALTGYSSVLLWRNMPGRSIGALWANLSLMYHRNIKVLDIYLARLLLEFGGATISFAVLGVVFMAMGILEPPEDFLQIAGGWLLLAWFGAALAIFLGAISHHSELVDKLWHPFSYLLFPLSGAAFMVDALPKVAQDFVLYIPTVHGVEYVREGWFGSLARAHYDLAYLISCNLVLSVAALIAVRWIGRRVVPE, from the coding sequence ATGCCCGGTTCGGTCCGCCACGAAGGTTCCTTACTCGACAGCCTGCGCCTCAACCAGCGGATTATCGGTGCATTGCTGGTGCGCGAAATGCTCACCCGCTATGGCCGTCACAACATCGGTTTCCTGTGGCTTTTTGTGGAGCCGATGCTTTTCACGCTGGGCGTTACCGCGTTGTGGACGGCGACCAAATCGGCTCACGGAAGTGAGTTGCCGATCACGGCATTTGCTCTGACAGGCTATTCCAGCGTGCTCTTGTGGCGCAATATGCCCGGGCGCAGCATTGGTGCCTTATGGGCCAATCTGTCGTTGATGTATCATCGCAATATCAAGGTGCTGGATATCTATCTGGCGCGGTTGCTGCTGGAATTTGGCGGCGCGACGATTTCATTCGCAGTGCTGGGCGTGGTGTTCATGGCTATGGGGATATTGGAGCCTCCCGAAGATTTCCTTCAGATCGCCGGTGGCTGGTTGCTTCTCGCATGGTTTGGCGCGGCCCTTGCCATTTTCCTCGGCGCAATTTCGCATCACAGCGAGCTGGTCGACAAACTGTGGCATCCGTTTTCCTATCTCCTGTTCCCGCTTTCGGGTGCTGCTTTCATGGTCGATGCCTTGCCGAAGGTCGCCCAGGATTTCGTGTTGTATATACCGACAGTGCATGGCGTCGAATATGTCCGCGAAGGCTGGTTCGGATCCTTGGCGCGCGCGCATTATGACCTCGCCTATCTTATCAGCTGCAATCTTGTCCTGTCAGTTGCTGCGCTGATTGCCGTGCGCTGGATCGGGCGGCGGGTGGTGCCTGAATGA
- a CDS encoding ATP-binding cassette domain-containing protein, translating into MIRVRDLNKSYPTRFGTKTVLDGVNFELAMGERLGILGRNGAGKSTMIRLVSGAERPTSGVIEREMSVSWPLAFGGAFQAQLTGIDNIRFITSIYNQDFDRNLEFVEDFAELGPYLREPVRSYSSGMRARLAFAISMIIEFDCFLIDEIGAVGDARFHDRCNHELFEVRGDRAMIIISHDAGYVRDHCNRWAILHDTKLTHFDDFEEAYGVYKELIGAEMRAKPVSIAYTNRARMIDSSQRAALTDERFRIHVQQGDWARDQRDWKKAQREYADALALYPYQRSYWTQHAHAAKEQDLHAQAEISYRTAVALGEPLADVEEHAAFVIAQQGDDDSAPPPRVPLPGVAAIQPPTRADYELMAWLFQSENNPRMQDVQSGLRDHASCDEMAAALIESASFASATWRGETDVEATLLQTAACLFGENLSNTARERLTDEIMPGDDVIASLAKAGAFAQWPRIRDSLNRLYPQMRDQSLERIH; encoded by the coding sequence ATGATCCGCGTACGCGACCTGAACAAATCCTATCCGACGCGCTTTGGTACCAAGACCGTTCTCGATGGCGTGAACTTCGAACTCGCCATGGGAGAGCGGTTGGGCATTCTTGGCCGGAACGGCGCCGGGAAATCCACGATGATCCGGCTGGTCAGCGGGGCTGAACGCCCTACATCGGGCGTTATAGAGCGCGAAATGTCTGTCAGCTGGCCACTGGCCTTTGGCGGTGCATTTCAGGCGCAGCTTACCGGCATTGACAACATACGCTTTATAACTTCGATCTATAATCAGGATTTTGACCGTAACCTCGAGTTTGTCGAGGATTTTGCCGAGCTTGGCCCCTATTTGCGCGAACCGGTGCGCAGTTATTCGTCGGGCATGCGGGCGCGGTTGGCCTTTGCCATATCAATGATCATCGAATTTGATTGCTTCCTGATCGACGAAATCGGTGCAGTCGGCGATGCCCGCTTCCATGATCGCTGCAATCACGAATTGTTTGAAGTGCGCGGCGATCGGGCGATGATTATCATATCCCATGATGCCGGATATGTGCGCGATCACTGTAATAGATGGGCAATCCTGCACGATACCAAGCTGACTCATTTCGATGATTTCGAAGAGGCCTATGGTGTTTATAAGGAATTGATTGGCGCGGAAATGCGGGCCAAGCCGGTTAGTATAGCCTATACCAATCGTGCGCGCATGATCGATTCTTCGCAGCGCGCCGCGTTGACGGATGAGCGGTTCCGCATCCATGTCCAGCAGGGTGATTGGGCGCGTGATCAACGCGATTGGAAAAAGGCGCAGCGCGAATATGCCGATGCCCTTGCGCTGTATCCCTATCAGCGCAGCTATTGGACCCAGCATGCCCATGCTGCGAAGGAGCAGGACCTCCATGCGCAGGCGGAAATATCTTATCGCACTGCAGTCGCGCTGGGCGAACCGCTGGCTGATGTGGAAGAGCATGCCGCCTTCGTAATTGCGCAGCAGGGTGATGATGACAGTGCACCTCCACCGCGCGTGCCCTTGCCCGGAGTGGCGGCGATCCAGCCGCCTACGCGTGCTGATTACGAACTGATGGCATGGCTATTCCAATCGGAAAATAATCCGCGGATGCAGGACGTCCAGTCCGGCTTGCGCGATCATGCAAGCTGTGACGAAATGGCCGCCGCGCTGATAGAATCTGCATCCTTCGCATCTGCCACATGGCGAGGCGAAACAGACGTGGAAGCGACCCTTTTACAAACCGCGGCGTGTCTTTTTGGAGAGAACCTTTCAAACACGGCCCGTGAACGCCTGACGGATGAAATAATGCCCGGTGATGACGTAATCGCGTCTCTCGCAAAAGCGGGCGCTTTTGCGCAATGGCCACGCATCCGCGATTCATTGAACAGGCTTTACCCCCAAATGCGCGATCAATCGCTTGAACGGATACATTAA
- a CDS encoding glycosyltransferase family 4 protein: MSAKQHNILIDGYNLGLEKGTGVATYARNLSYELKELGHEVSVLYGSPGAFSRNPLLQEISFFDGPVEQNRFLMLLERAKQALRGPLSYRAKEVPITGRVEARSFQSRLPHYDTIYNSSEIFQNAQGAFWMWKRVVNVRLPKQPDLAHWTYPLPVRISKCPNIYTMHDVVPLKLPYTTLDNKRRYLSLLRTLGEGAEHIITVSENSKRDLVELVGIPEEKISNTYQSVQIPAKFRDKPEEQVAREVEGITGFGYKEYLLFWGSLEPKKNIGRMIEAYMASKVMTPLVIIGAQAWKAEKELALLNEDAAKSGLGSIERRRGARKRIIRLDYAPFSMLVSLIRGAKIAMFPSLYEGFGLPALEAMLLKTPVLCSNTSSLPEVAGDAARMIDPYDTQSITTAIRELDADADLRQELTKRGIVQAEKYSPEKYRERLAAVYARYL, encoded by the coding sequence ATGTCTGCAAAACAACATAATATCCTGATTGACGGTTACAATCTCGGGCTGGAGAAAGGTACGGGCGTTGCTACCTACGCGCGCAATCTCAGCTATGAGCTGAAAGAATTGGGGCATGAAGTTTCGGTGCTTTACGGCAGTCCGGGGGCTTTCAGTCGCAATCCTTTGTTGCAGGAAATCTCCTTCTTCGATGGCCCGGTTGAGCAGAACCGCTTCCTCATGTTGCTGGAGCGGGCAAAACAGGCGCTCCGCGGCCCGCTCAGCTATCGTGCAAAAGAGGTGCCGATTACCGGCCGGGTCGAGGCGCGCAGCTTCCAGTCCCGATTGCCGCATTACGATACGATCTATAATTCCAGCGAGATATTCCAGAACGCACAGGGCGCATTCTGGATGTGGAAACGCGTCGTGAATGTCCGTCTGCCCAAGCAGCCTGATCTTGCGCACTGGACCTATCCACTACCTGTACGAATCTCCAAGTGCCCCAATATCTATACCATGCACGATGTTGTGCCGTTGAAGCTGCCCTACACCACGCTCGACAACAAGCGGCGCTATCTCAGTCTGCTGCGCACACTAGGGGAAGGTGCAGAGCACATTATTACCGTTTCAGAGAACTCCAAACGGGATCTCGTTGAACTGGTCGGCATTCCCGAGGAAAAGATCTCCAACACTTATCAATCGGTACAGATACCGGCCAAATTTCGCGACAAGCCTGAAGAACAGGTGGCTCGCGAAGTGGAGGGTATTACAGGGTTCGGTTATAAAGAATATCTTCTGTTCTGGGGTTCGCTTGAGCCGAAGAAAAACATCGGCCGCATGATCGAAGCTTATATGGCCAGCAAGGTGATGACACCGCTGGTCATCATCGGCGCCCAGGCCTGGAAAGCCGAAAAGGAACTTGCCCTGCTGAATGAAGACGCGGCCAAATCCGGCCTTGGCAGTATCGAGCGGCGGCGTGGTGCGCGGAAACGCATCATTCGTCTTGATTATGCACCTTTCAGCATGCTTGTCAGCCTCATCCGTGGAGCAAAAATCGCCATGTTCCCGTCGCTTTACGAAGGCTTTGGTTTACCTGCGCTGGAAGCGATGCTGCTCAAGACACCGGTCCTGTGTTCGAATACATCATCCCTGCCCGAAGTGGCAGGGGACGCAGCGCGGATGATCGATCCCTATGACACCCAGAGCATCACAACCGCTATTCGCGAGCTTGATGCCGATGCGGACCTGCGTCAGGAATTGACAAAGCGCGGCATTGTGCAGGCCGAAAAATATAGCCCTGAAAAATACAGGGAGCGGTTAGCCGCGGTATATGCGAGGTATCTGTGA
- a CDS encoding polysaccharide biosynthesis/export family protein: MNVETKMRLRSALGAALLSLMLGGCYSLGAAGPRTGDVRDSQDATYDNADIEIVELNHAATQRIASFSQSQTFAEIFGNAQMAAPLIERGDLIDVTIFEAPPAVLFGTTASGARLTEDPMLAANASIPQQRVDEDGTISLPFVGSLGVAGRSPAQVQRDIVSRLRGRAHDPQAIVRLVENNASNVTILGDVAKTLRVPLTTRGERLLDILAEAGGPTEDVDKTTIRLARGITATTMALETIILDPSQNVPVQTGDVVTVIHQPYSFIALGAVQQSAEIPFEGSGLSLSQALGRVGGLRDDRADVRGVFIFRFEDPDALSAETLADARTTQEGKVPVIYRLDLSDASSFFVAQDFTMRDSDILYISSAPGADLQKFLSALSNAALSTIAIGNSL, encoded by the coding sequence ATGAATGTTGAAACGAAAATGCGCTTGCGATCTGCGTTGGGCGCCGCACTGCTCAGCTTGATGCTGGGCGGGTGCTATTCGCTTGGCGCGGCCGGCCCGCGCACAGGCGATGTGCGCGATTCACAGGATGCGACCTATGACAATGCCGATATCGAAATTGTGGAGCTCAATCATGCTGCCACGCAGCGAATTGCGTCCTTCTCGCAATCGCAGACCTTTGCCGAAATCTTCGGCAATGCGCAGATGGCGGCGCCGCTGATCGAGCGCGGGGATCTGATCGATGTCACCATTTTTGAAGCGCCGCCCGCCGTCTTGTTCGGAACGACAGCCAGCGGGGCAAGGCTGACAGAAGACCCCATGCTGGCGGCCAACGCTTCTATTCCACAACAACGGGTCGATGAAGATGGGACGATTTCCCTGCCTTTCGTCGGATCGTTGGGCGTAGCTGGCCGTTCACCCGCGCAGGTTCAGCGCGACATTGTTTCGCGCCTGCGCGGTCGTGCGCATGATCCGCAGGCTATTGTCCGGCTAGTAGAGAACAACGCCAGCAATGTGACCATTCTTGGCGATGTGGCGAAGACCCTTCGCGTGCCACTCACGACGAGAGGGGAGCGTTTACTCGATATTCTGGCCGAAGCGGGCGGGCCGACAGAAGACGTCGACAAAACAACCATTCGCCTTGCCCGCGGCATCACGGCGACAACTATGGCGCTGGAAACGATCATCCTTGATCCATCGCAGAACGTGCCCGTGCAGACTGGCGATGTGGTCACAGTAATACACCAGCCGTATAGCTTCATTGCGCTGGGTGCAGTCCAGCAGAGTGCGGAAATCCCGTTCGAAGGTTCGGGCTTGTCGTTGTCACAGGCACTTGGCCGCGTGGGCGGCTTGCGCGATGACCGCGCCGATGTGCGCGGCGTGTTCATATTCCGCTTCGAAGACCCAGATGCCCTATCGGCAGAGACGTTGGCGGATGCGCGGACAACGCAGGAAGGCAAGGTTCCTGTGATCTACCGTCTTGATCTATCGGACGCGTCCAGCTTTTTCGTGGCGCAAGATTTCACGATGCGTGACAGTGATATACTATATATCTCCAGCGCACCGGGGGCCGATTTGCAGAAATTCCTGTCGGCGCTTTCCAATGCTGCATTATCGACGATAGCCATCGGCAATTCGCTTTAG
- a CDS encoding CDP-alcohol phosphatidyltransferase family protein has translation MPHSDMIIRFESEQAANYPVAGIPAAVRAVLALPNRQRWRRIAISVPGGWRPSMHCLEEWHRLCSGVAMNPCDDQYPTGSAAPHIMEGIVILEDAVLPKGTRHLPAMSRLHALHAQIIKDTAKPTDGIVSRHLNRPVSQGITRVLLHVFPQIIPLYATVAVAIFALVMIAALLLGGTTGAIIGAVLFQAASVLDGVDGEIARATFRTSQAGATMDSVTDAFTNLGFIMGLSWNLCQQGETLPASAGAAGLVLLAIGLLILGTIAYRRDGRVHFDALKTRFSTSPNPIGAVLAKIFMRDFYALALALAVIAGFAGLALFLFAGAVAGWLAIVVWTVLFSRMA, from the coding sequence GTGCCACATTCCGATATGATCATCCGCTTTGAAAGCGAGCAGGCTGCAAACTACCCTGTTGCAGGCATCCCCGCAGCCGTGCGCGCCGTTCTGGCGCTTCCGAACAGGCAGCGCTGGCGCAGAATCGCGATAAGCGTGCCGGGGGGCTGGCGCCCTTCGATGCATTGTCTTGAGGAGTGGCACCGGCTTTGTTCTGGCGTGGCAATGAACCCTTGCGATGATCAATATCCAACTGGTTCCGCTGCACCGCATATCATGGAGGGGATTGTAATACTGGAAGATGCAGTCTTGCCAAAAGGCACGCGGCACCTTCCGGCCATGTCGCGCTTGCACGCGCTCCATGCGCAAATAATCAAAGATACCGCCAAGCCCACCGATGGTATCGTTTCGCGTCATCTAAATCGGCCTGTCTCGCAGGGGATAACCCGCGTCCTTCTGCATGTATTTCCACAAATCATTCCGCTTTACGCAACAGTTGCAGTGGCCATTTTCGCGTTGGTGATGATCGCTGCGCTTTTGCTTGGCGGAACGACAGGCGCGATTATCGGGGCGGTTTTGTTTCAGGCGGCATCGGTTCTTGACGGGGTCGATGGAGAGATTGCGCGGGCAACTTTCCGCACCTCCCAGGCCGGTGCCACGATGGACAGCGTCACTGACGCCTTCACCAATCTGGGCTTCATTATGGGCCTGAGCTGGAACCTCTGTCAGCAAGGCGAAACGTTGCCCGCTTCCGCTGGAGCGGCAGGCCTTGTGCTGCTTGCCATCGGATTGCTGATATTGGGCACGATTGCCTATCGGCGGGATGGGCGCGTGCATTTCGATGCGCTCAAAACCCGTTTTTCTACTTCGCCCAATCCGATTGGCGCTGTGTTGGCCAAGATATTCATGCGCGACTTCTATGCACTGGCACTGGCGCTGGCTGTCATAGCCGGGTTTGCCGGCTTGGCCCTGTTCCTGTTCGCAGGAGCCGTGGCGGGCTGGTTGGCCATTGTCGTGTGGACTGTGCTTTTTTCGCGGATGGCCTGA
- a CDS encoding CDP-alcohol phosphatidyltransferase family protein, which yields MNTPSADEHGPAAATPDGARKRPPELEDWLNRHLYHPLSFRLARLLARTPVTPNMVSLAGGLAVALAAYFYAALSYPLSALLGLGVHMSWHVLDGADGDLARMTGKVSPTGEFVDGLCDYLGHIVMYLTLASLVVPLLGIWAWPLGVFAGLSRAAQSNFYESLRRNYEEWAYGREWLGSPEKQSKDSPRLVRAYLRGANSLLPLANDIGPLIFDPQIAPAARHIIARHKGALLAGLEPFGANYRTIALGAAMMVQMPALYLVYEAVVLNIAAVWMVRRKRRMLNMIFSQLSNSQPSRTLR from the coding sequence ATGAACACGCCATCGGCAGACGAGCACGGCCCTGCTGCCGCCACGCCCGATGGTGCGCGAAAACGCCCTCCAGAGCTGGAAGACTGGCTCAACCGACATTTGTATCACCCGCTCAGCTTCCGCCTCGCCAGGCTGCTTGCGCGCACGCCTGTGACGCCAAATATGGTATCGCTGGCTGGCGGACTTGCAGTCGCATTGGCGGCCTATTTCTACGCCGCACTATCCTATCCGCTATCTGCGCTGCTGGGCCTTGGCGTGCACATGTCGTGGCATGTACTCGACGGTGCCGATGGCGATCTTGCACGGATGACAGGCAAGGTCAGCCCGACAGGCGAATTTGTCGATGGCCTGTGCGACTACCTTGGTCATATCGTCATGTATCTGACGCTGGCGAGCCTTGTGGTGCCGTTGCTGGGTATTTGGGCATGGCCACTGGGGGTGTTTGCTGGGTTGAGTCGTGCGGCACAGTCGAATTTCTACGAAAGCCTGCGGCGCAATTACGAAGAATGGGCATATGGGCGCGAATGGCTCGGTTCTCCTGAAAAGCAAAGCAAGGACAGCCCGCGTCTGGTGCGCGCCTATCTCCGAGGCGCCAATTCGCTGCTTCCGCTGGCCAATGATATCGGCCCGCTAATTTTCGATCCGCAGATCGCGCCTGCTGCGCGACACATTATTGCCCGACACAAAGGCGCGCTATTGGCAGGGCTGGAGCCGTTCGGAGCGAATTACCGCACTATTGCTCTGGGTGCCGCGATGATGGTGCAAATGCCCGCCCTGTATCTGGTTTACGAGGCTGTTGTGCTCAATATCGCTGCGGTCTGGATGGTGAGACGCAAGCGTCGGATGCTGAACATGATATTTTCGCAATTGAGCAACTCTCAACCTTCCAGAACATTGCGATAG
- a CDS encoding glycosyltransferase family 4 protein: MQHYCAKFVNCTASKILSTSTTICIDCRYLHDRPSGIAECVRALVDNLPTLASELRFLFLKNPRFPGRLSDAPNVQEITVKAAANGPATAWWLPRIVDLSGIDLYHSPANILPRGLDIPSVTTVHDIMWLNQPHWCNSHVAGIVDRLFYSSGLRHALRRSTAIATVSEASKAEIVRHDLAPADRVHVTRNGVATQFRPTSKGPSTLQHLGLGPDARYILTVGQNAPYKNHPVAIHAFHQAFADRPDIHMILIQRRQSANTLRPLITKLGLTDRVHTPGTIDAEELIALYGSAQALLHPSLCEGFGNPLVEAMACGCPVITSDRSAMPEVTGGAALLVDPEDCGSIATALRSIVNQPDKAAAMKAAGLERAKAFDWREFANANLAIYRNVLEG, translated from the coding sequence ATGCAGCATTATTGCGCCAAGTTTGTCAACTGCACTGCGAGTAAAATTTTGTCAACGAGTACGACTATTTGCATCGATTGCCGCTATTTACATGATCGCCCAAGCGGCATCGCGGAGTGCGTGCGTGCTCTCGTAGATAATCTGCCGACACTGGCCTCTGAACTACGCTTCCTCTTTCTCAAGAACCCACGATTTCCCGGCAGGCTGAGTGATGCGCCCAATGTGCAGGAAATCACTGTGAAAGCGGCAGCCAATGGGCCCGCAACGGCCTGGTGGTTGCCGCGCATCGTCGATTTATCCGGCATCGACCTCTACCATTCTCCGGCCAATATCCTGCCGCGGGGGCTGGACATTCCGAGCGTTACTACCGTCCATGACATCATGTGGCTGAACCAGCCCCACTGGTGCAACTCGCATGTTGCCGGAATTGTAGACCGCTTGTTCTACAGTTCTGGATTACGGCACGCCTTACGTAGAAGCACTGCGATCGCCACTGTCAGCGAGGCATCAAAGGCAGAAATCGTCAGGCATGATCTCGCGCCGGCCGATCGGGTTCATGTGACCCGCAACGGTGTCGCCACGCAGTTTCGCCCAACCAGCAAAGGCCCCTCCACATTGCAGCACCTGGGTCTAGGCCCTGATGCCAGATATATTCTCACGGTTGGCCAAAATGCGCCTTACAAAAACCATCCTGTCGCCATCCACGCCTTCCATCAAGCCTTCGCCGATCGACCCGATATACATATGATCCTCATCCAGAGGCGGCAGTCTGCAAACACACTTCGTCCGCTGATTACCAAGTTGGGTTTAACAGACCGAGTTCATACACCCGGCACAATCGATGCAGAGGAGCTTATTGCGCTGTACGGCTCCGCTCAGGCCCTGCTGCACCCATCCTTGTGTGAGGGTTTTGGCAACCCGCTGGTCGAGGCCATGGCTTGCGGATGCCCCGTCATCACGTCGGACAGATCGGCAATGCCTGAAGTGACAGGAGGCGCCGCGTTGCTGGTCGATCCTGAAGATTGCGGATCAATCGCCACAGCCTTGCGCAGTATTGTCAACCAACCGGACAAGGCCGCGGCGATGAAAGCCGCCGGGCTGGAACGCGCAAAAGCATTCGACTGGCGCGAATTCGCGAATGCCAATCTCGCAATCTATCGCAATGTTCTGGAAGGTTGA
- a CDS encoding inositol-3-phosphate synthase, whose amino-acid sequence MTKIRVAIIGIGNCASSLVQGVSYYGDADNRDGTIYEFVGGYAVTDVEFVLGVDVDARKVGRPLAEAIFARPNNTKVFHQNVDCGSARVIKGCQLDGVAAHMTQDKERGVVLDESADGTREEIVAAIKECRADVLLNFLPVGSQKATEFYIECALEAGVAVVNCMPVFIASDPAWEARFREHGLPIVGDDIKAQVGATIVHRTLANLFATRGASIDRTYQLNTGGNTDFMNMLDRERLTSKKLSKTEAVQSALAERLADENIRIGPSEYVPWQEDNKVCFLRLEATQWGGVPLNIELRLSVEDSPNAAACVIDALRYCKMARDRGISGALTAPSAFYCKHPPVQFTEDVAIALLEEFEAEGLKAAE is encoded by the coding sequence ATGACAAAAATAAGGGTCGCGATCATCGGTATTGGCAATTGCGCCAGTTCGTTGGTTCAGGGCGTTTCATATTACGGTGATGCCGATAATCGCGACGGCACGATCTATGAATTTGTCGGTGGCTATGCCGTTACCGATGTCGAATTCGTGCTGGGCGTTGATGTAGATGCCCGCAAGGTCGGACGACCGCTGGCCGAAGCAATCTTCGCCAGACCCAATAATACGAAGGTTTTCCACCAGAATGTGGATTGTGGCTCGGCCAGGGTCATCAAGGGTTGCCAGCTTGATGGCGTGGCCGCTCACATGACACAGGATAAGGAACGCGGAGTTGTTCTGGACGAATCTGCGGATGGTACACGTGAGGAAATCGTCGCGGCGATTAAGGAGTGCCGCGCTGATGTATTGCTTAATTTCCTTCCTGTCGGCTCCCAAAAAGCGACCGAATTCTATATAGAATGTGCGCTGGAGGCAGGCGTGGCAGTAGTCAATTGCATGCCGGTGTTCATCGCCAGCGATCCTGCATGGGAAGCGCGTTTTCGCGAACACGGGCTGCCGATTGTGGGGGATGACATCAAGGCGCAGGTTGGCGCAACCATTGTCCACCGAACGCTTGCAAATCTGTTCGCCACCCGCGGCGCCAGCATCGACAGGACTTACCAGCTCAATACCGGCGGCAATACCGATTTCATGAACATGCTCGATCGCGAGCGGCTGACTTCCAAGAAGCTGTCCAAGACAGAGGCCGTTCAATCGGCTTTGGCGGAGCGGCTGGCCGATGAGAATATTCGCATCGGACCGTCCGAATATGTGCCGTGGCAGGAAGACAATAAGGTGTGCTTCCTGCGGTTGGAAGCTACCCAGTGGGGCGGCGTTCCACTCAATATCGAATTGCGGCTATCGGTCGAAGATAGCCCGAATGCGGCGGCATGCGTCATCGATGCCCTACGCTACTGCAAGATGGCGCGCGATCGCGGCATCAGCGGTGCATTGACCGCACCAAGCGCCTTTTACTGCAAACATCCGCCTGTCCAGTTCACTGAGGACGTTGCCATTGCGCTTCTCGAAGAGTTCGAGGCAGAGGGCCTCAAGGCTGCGGAATAG
- a CDS encoding NTP transferase domain-containing protein produces MDGLILAAGEGSRLRALGNSKPLVEVGGCHLIEIAMRQLASAGVNRVIVVTGHDAVTLEARLPLFADRAGVAVESVRLKDWSRPNGYSVVAGATRISGDYLLVMADHILSSAILCQLADCRGNNSGTTLAIDRRVEDELIDPDDATWVRIEQGNHIVAIGKALTQYNAVDCGAFLATPELAPAIKQAIALGKSGSLSDGMQLLADAGRAYIADIAGSWWIDVDDPRAHALAEEYGPTHIPAMRKAALVDEIKGRETPA; encoded by the coding sequence ATGGATGGTCTGATCCTCGCTGCCGGCGAAGGCTCTCGCCTGCGTGCACTTGGCAATAGCAAACCGTTGGTCGAAGTAGGCGGCTGCCATCTTATCGAAATTGCAATGCGGCAATTAGCATCGGCGGGTGTGAACCGCGTGATCGTGGTTACGGGCCATGATGCGGTTACACTCGAAGCCAGACTGCCCCTTTTCGCTGACCGGGCGGGTGTGGCTGTTGAAAGCGTCCGGCTGAAAGACTGGTCACGCCCTAATGGATATTCGGTGGTGGCAGGGGCGACGCGCATTTCAGGCGATTATCTGTTGGTCATGGCAGATCATATCCTATCTTCGGCAATCCTGTGCCAATTGGCCGATTGTCGTGGTAATAATAGCGGCACCACGCTGGCCATTGATCGCCGTGTCGAGGATGAACTGATAGATCCCGACGATGCTACATGGGTCAGGATCGAGCAGGGCAATCATATTGTGGCAATCGGTAAGGCGCTGACCCAATATAATGCGGTCGATTGCGGGGCCTTTCTGGCCACGCCTGAACTTGCCCCGGCCATCAAGCAGGCCATTGCTTTGGGCAAGTCCGGGTCCTTGTCGGATGGCATGCAGCTTCTTGCTGATGCCGGGCGAGCCTATATTGCTGATATTGCGGGATCGTGGTGGATTGACGTCGACGATCCACGCGCTCATGCCCTCGCCGAAGAATATGGACCTACACATATTCCGGCGATGCGGAAAGCAGCGCTGGTTGACGAAATAAAGGGCCGGGAAACTCCAGCGTAA